One Strix uralensis isolate ZFMK-TIS-50842 chromosome 9, bStrUra1, whole genome shotgun sequence DNA segment encodes these proteins:
- the LOC141946967 gene encoding uncharacterized protein LOC141946967 yields MAAPEGCPPIADRSEGARPDPGGVPPNPGGQRGAPPPNLGALRAALEVALTQDPGEAMLAELSPILGVPRPPRDKCQHLDGAQLLCQGAATGFGGAADGAQHPGEVRLEPAAARPPRHCHTVHFGNPVCCGTVNTVQRYRAPPDSGAAPQHQQRGGGCACASRTFLNPGPSVLCGVCDCPPPRQWPPQPPELVVTPLHLLQPGLGEAEGRRQEQLREEGQRMVALVRRRGQGPPWGDSSARGKGALRGAASPRPRCSSRTECGALHGSVTPEIKTLETKVSLERRYCFIPRRGRVRRSSTRHKRTSECSYTPDYMVTPLLHFCSGVRSPSLQPLRCTRVPGCHCRFTEAAASM; encoded by the exons ATGGCGG cccctgaG gggtgcccccccaTCGCGGACCGCTCCGAGGGGGCACGCCCCGACCCAGGGGGGGTCCCCCCGAACCctggggggcagcgaggggcccCCCCGCCCAATCTCGGGGCGCTGCGTGCGGCACTGGAGGTGGCTCTGACCCAGGACCCCGGGGAGGCGATGCTGGCTGAGCTGAGCCCGATTTTGGgggtcccccggcccccccgagACAAGTGTCAGCACCTGGACGgggcccagctgct gtgccagggggcagccacagggtttgggggggctgcggACGGCGCTCAGCACCCTGGAGAAGTACGGCTGGAACCTgctgcagcccggcccccccggcactGCCACACCGTCCACTTCGGGAACCCCGTCTGCTGCGGCACCGTCAACACCGTGCAG cgCTATAGGGCCCCCCCCGACTCTGGAGCTGCCCCCCAACACCAGCAGCGAGGTGGGGGCTGTGCCTGCGCCTCCCGCACCTTCCTGAACCCCGGCCCCAGCGTCCTCTGCGGGGTCTGCGACTGCCCCCCCCCTCGCCaatggcccccccagcccccag AGCTGGTAGTGACCCCACTGCACCTTCTGCAACCAGGGCTCGGG GAGGCCGAGGGGCGGCGGCAGGAGCAGCTGCGGGAGGAGGGGCAGCGCATGGTCGCCCTGGTCAGG AGGCGGGGACAGGGACCTCCCTGGGGCGACTCCTCTGCTCGGGGGAAAGGCGCGCTCCGAGGAGCAGCCTCGCCAAGACCCCGCTGCTCTTCTCGCACGGAGTGTGGAGCCCTGCACGGGAGTGTGAcacctgaaataaagactctggAGACCAAGGTGAGTTTGGAGAGGAGATACTGCTTTATCCCGCGCAGGGGAAGAGTCCGCAGGTCAAGCACTCGGCACAAAAGAACTTCGGAGTGTTCATACACCCCAGACTACATGGTTACACCTTTACTGCA cttctgcAGCGGGGTGAGATCTCCGTCCCTGCAGCCGTTGAGATGCACACGCGTGCCGGGGTGTCACTGCAGGTTCACTGAAGCGGCTGCTTCAatgtga